The following are encoded together in the Labrus mixtus chromosome 2, fLabMix1.1, whole genome shotgun sequence genome:
- the LOC132995551 gene encoding retinal cone rhodopsin-sensitive cGMP 3',5'-cyclic phosphodiesterase subunit gamma-like produces the protein MADAAVATPADKKAPPKFKQRAARTFKSKAPKPGQKGFGDDIPGMEGLGTDITVVCPWEAFGDMELSDLAKYGIV, from the exons ATGGCAGACGCAGCTGTTGCAACTCCCGCCGACAAGAAGGCTCCTCCTAAGTTCAAGCAGAGGGCCGCTCGTACCTTCAAGAGCAAGGCCCCCAAGCCAGGCCAGAAGGG ATTTGGAGATGACATCCCCGGCATGGAGGGTCTGGGCACAGACATCACAGTGGTCTGCCCATGGGAGGCCTTCGGCGACATGGAGCTCAGCGACCTGGCGAAATATGGAATTGTCTAG
- the LOC132995560 gene encoding retinal rod rhodopsin-sensitive cGMP 3',5'-cyclic phosphodiesterase subunit gamma-like, which translates to MGDVATPADKKAPPKFKQRAARTFKSKAPKPGQKGFGDDIPGMEGLGTDITVVCPWEAFGDMELSDLAKYGIV; encoded by the exons ATGGGAGACGTTGCAACTCCAGCTGACAAGAAGGCCCCACCCAAGTTCAAGCAGAGGGCCGCTCGTACCTTCAAGAGCAAGGCGCCCAAGCCCGGCCAGAAGGG aTTCGGAGACGACATCCCCGGCATGGAGGGTCTGGGCACTGACATCACAGTGGTCTGCCCATGGGAGGCCTTCGGCGACATGGAGCTCAGCGACTTGGCGAAATATGGAATCGTTtaa